Below is a window of Vibrio fortis DNA.
TTTTGGCTGAGCAATAATACCTACGCGGAAACCTTGCGCTTCAAGCAAACGACCGATGATCGCCATACCGAAACTTGGGTGATCGACATAAGCGTCGCCCGTTACGATGATAATGTCGCAGCTGTCCCATCCAAGAGCATCCATTTCCTTTCTACTGGTCGGTAAAAAGGGAGCTGTACCGTAGCATTCGGCCCAGTATTTTTTGTGTTCGTGAATAGGAGTGATATCGCTGTACATATTTCGACCTCTGATTTTTGAGGCGGGAATTATAGCGGCATGCGCCCAGACTAGCCAGTAGAACATGCCCCTGATAGTTCTAGTGTCTTTCCCCAATAAGCGATGCAAAGCTGTATTGAGAAGTGATTCTTGGAAACAGCATAGACCAAGGATACGAGACAGTGAGCAAATTGATGATTTTGATTAGTGTTCCAAGCAGTTTTTGATATCATTCTGCGAAAATAAGTCCATATAAGTAGATCCCGATGATCGAATCTGTATTACTTCAATTCGCACCTATGTTATTGGGTGCACAACTCGTACTAACGCTGATCTTAGTGAAAGGTGATATCTGCCCAGGCCAGCGCGGTCGTATTCATAAGGTATTACCAGCTATTGGTGTACTCTGGTTGGCAGTGGCGTCACTTAAGGTCGAAGCTTTCTTAGTCGTATTTGCCATTTTCTATTTCTTCTCTCAAGTTCAGACGAAGAAGACTCGCGATGCCGGACCGATTTGGGTGATGTATTTAGCCTGTGGTTTGGCGCTCTCTTATGTTGGGATTCAAGCAAGCGAGAAGGCGACTCTAGTTGGCCTAATCTCATCATTGCTTCTAACAGCCTTACTCGGTAGCGCGTTCTCACATCTACTTCTGACCATTGCACGAACACGTCTTCAGGCATTCCACCGAATCTTGCCTGTTGCGGGTATTCTAAGCGGAATGCTGGTGGTGTTGACCACAGTACTGGGCGTCTACTCGCTTTCTGAAGAAGTATTGGAACCTATGGTGCCGTCGCTATTGTTTAGCTTTGCGCTTCTAATCTCATCGATTGTGGTTTGGTGTTGGCATTTGCTCTTCGCAAAAACGCCTGAAAAAATCCAGCTTGCGGTTGCTTTGCTAATGCTGATTGCTTCTGTTGTTGGCTTAGAGCCAATTTGGGCGCTATAGCTATTTAGGCGCCATCGCTATTTAGGCGCCATCGCTATTTAGACACTATAGCAATTTGGGAATTTCAGAAAGCTGCGAATTGTGCTGTGATTGAGCGAGAAATGTGATCTATTAGTAAGCGGGCTTACCATTGTCGTTCTAAACTTAAATCAGTCGATGTGTTCGTAAGGAGTACGAGATGGATTTAAGCAACGTCAAAAGCCTAGATAGCATTATTCTATTGGGAATCGTCAACGAAAAGTTGCGTCTTGAGTGTGATAGTTTTGAAGAGCTTGTCAGCATGTATGAAATGGATATCGAAAGTGTGGTGGGCAAACTAGATATGCTCGGTTACCAGTACGATCCATTGACCAATCAATTCAAATCCTATGCCCGATAGCTGTTTAGCAGAAGCTTAAAGGATTTAAATATCACAGTTAAAGCCACAGATTAACAGTCTGTGGCTTTGTTGTTTTTGGCACTTCTAAATCTGGTGCATCTTTAAAATAGGGTTGCTACTGCTAGACAACCTTGATTCCATCGAGATGACTTTTACTCTGCTGTCTTGCGGTACTGAAGAAAGCTTGTAAATAGCGCTTATCTTTATCCGAGTTCCTTACAGCTGCAAACAGTCGACGAGATAAACCTTTCCCTAGCGGCTTGCTAGCAATCAAGCCTTGTCTTGAAAACTCACTGATTGCCCAGTTGGGCAGAGCTGCTACGCCCAAA
It encodes the following:
- a CDS encoding DUF4250 domain-containing protein, translated to MDLSNVKSLDSIILLGIVNEKLRLECDSFEELVSMYEMDIESVVGKLDMLGYQYDPLTNQFKSYAR